DNA sequence from the Nerophis lumbriciformis linkage group LG10, RoL_Nlum_v2.1, whole genome shotgun sequence genome:
tttctattaaataggctttactttgcattaacgtgagattattttttgtatttagaaataatagtaacaactttttttttctttttttttttctccaacatttgtggcactggcatggcgccccctgatggacggcgcccttagcatttgcctatacggcctatgccacgggccggccctggtgatgactgtattatgatgatagtatatatctgtatcatgaatcaatttaagtggaccccgacttaaactagttgaaaaatgtattcgggtgttaccatttagtggtcaattgtacggaatatgtacttcactgtgcattcACTGTGGAAATGCAAGCAATTAAAGGTGCTCAAACCAACACAATGAAAGCTTTCTGAACAAAACAtcaacatcttagctttgtgttacaggtgacaaagcaaattgttttttttaataacaaattAATTGAATTGAATATTTTTGGGGGGTTTCCCAGGTGAAGAATGGTCATATAAAACGAGTTACAGACAATGACATCAACTCGCTTGTGCTGGAGGTGGAGGGTGCAAACGTCAGGTGAGTTTGATGTTCTCAACTCCAACCGTAGTTTTTTATTCGTAACAATATACACGCTTATACCTTGTTCACCTGTCTGTCCTCCCGACAGTACGAACTACATCACGTGTCCAGCTGACCCCAGGCAGACGCTTGGCATCAAGATGCCTTTTCTCGTGATGATTGTCAAGAAAACCAGGAAATATTTCAGCTTTGAAGTCCAGGCACAGATACAGGCACCTTACACGTGTTCGGGATACTCGATAATTGTTGCTGTTAAAGATGTCTCCTCTCCATTTCACGTTCAGGTGTTGGACGATCAGAATTTACGCCGACGGTTTCGGGCGAGCAATCACCACAGCAAGACGCAAGTCAACTCATTCATGTGCACCATGCCGATTAGTGTTGATGATCGCTGGAACCAGTTTCAGTTTAACTTGGCTGATATTACCAGGAGGGCTTATGGAACCAGTTATGTCGAGACACAACGTGTtcaggtatgtgtgtgtgtgtgtgtgtgtgtgtgtgtgtgtgtgtgtgtgtgtgtgtgtgtgtgcgcggagAGGATGCCATCATACAACCTCCATTAACTGGACGGACAAATGCACAGTAATATGCTTaactgtcatgcaagtgtaaaaataagttaaccactgttaatatTAAAATGAGTAAGGAATATTTCAAATGTAGATTATgtcttgtgtaaaaaaaaagaagtgaaataCTTACATTTAAAGCTTGGATTATGATACAGCGTTACCGCGGCTCACTCATCCCACTCCAAACCCTCTGAAAGAGCTTGAGGTGCACCTTTACAAACTTTAACCTGCGGACTGCAAAGCTGTGATTGGTCTGCTTTTTCAATACAGAATTTTCAATATGTAAAATATccattactgttttttttttgcaaaaacaacattttaaatcgAAAGCCTTTtctggttttggagcaacatgtacaACTCGAAGAAGCAACTTTGGTAGAAATTGTGAGtaaatgctgaaaaaaaaaaacagaaatgcaaaaagttagcatgctcgcCAGATAGTGTCAGGTAACAAACATACGACTTTTAGGTGTGTGCCTATACAAAGATCAACATGCGctagtattagagatgtccgattatggcttttttgccgatatccgatattccgatattgtccaactcaacctataccgatatatacagtcgtggaattaacacattattatgcctaattttgttgtgatgccccgctggatgcattaaacaatgtaacaaggttttccaaaataaatcaactcaagttatggaaaaaaatgccaacatggcactgccatatttattattgaagtcacaaagtgtattattttttttaacatgcctcaaaacagcagcttggaatttgagagagCATgacgaggttgaggtgggcggggttgggggggggggcttggggggtgtatattgtagggtcccggaagagttagtgctgcaaggggtgctgggtatttgttctgttgtgtttatgttgtgttacggtgtggatgttctcctgaaatgtgtttgtccttgtttggtgtaggttcacagtgtggcgcatatttgtaacagtgttaaagttgtttatacggccaccctcagtgtgacctgtatggttgttgaccaaggcagtgcctttatggtttattggcgctctgtacttctccctacgtccgtgtaccactccgtacagtggcgttctaaaaagtcatacattttactttttgaaactgataccgataatttccgatattacattttaaagcatttatcggccgataatatcggcagtccgatattatcggacatctctcgttaGTATGTTAGCACACCAACAGTTCGCATTCGTCAAGTACCAAATATATGACTGTGGAGGTGAAAACCtgcaaaaatagtaaaaaaaagctagcctgcTAGCTAACTGTACAGGTGTCAAAAAATATGGTTGCATGCCTGCAAAATGTGCATGCTTAAATATGtgcatcaagtatcaaaatatatgaccTGCAAAGGTAGCTTAAAAAGCCAGCATGACTATCATTAATTGACTAACATTAAGGACATGAAGTAGCGATTTGActtcggaatggtttgaattggttgagaaaCGTGGAAGTAGTAACAGTATTTAATAGGTAAGTATAATGGAGGAGTGGGAAGAACGGGAGAAGTAGCAGAAAAAGAATGGGACAAACATTTGTTATGGGAATGCCATTACCAGGTGGGTTAATACCATTTTACGATTTAGTACTATTTTAACAGCCCAGGGTTTGCATCCCTGCAGGCCCACTGCGCCAATATGTCACTATTGCTGCGCACCCTACTTTGATGGGCTAAATAGGGCTGTCATAGTTGAGTTGAGttaagtttgagtttatttggaacatgcaagcatacaacatgatacatcacaatttccagtttctcttttcaacatgttcgaaaaggagtaggaagaagcagagcttatttaatcctaccccttttcttttacataacagttgctaaaactttttttcacttcctgttcacaatttattcacaatatactccataagtaatcacaataaaaataaataaataataataatttaataataataattggtgaagtaagtcatatttcatatgatgagatataagtaagattattttgagaatgaatgaatgaatggatggatgaaataaattgagaatgtttgtcatggttcttgttctttgtactttgcaaacactttaagtttgaagagtttcttgaagtggatcatattagtacattgtttgattgctttgcttaatccattccataatttaattccacatactgatatactgaaggtcttaagtgatgtacgtgcatacaaatgttttaaattacatttttctctaagattatatttctcctctttttttgagaagaattgttgtatattcttgggtagtaggttatagtttgctttgtgtataattttagctgtttgcaaattcactatgtagttagttaacgcgataataacgcattaactataagttcctttaatTGCGCTAATTTTTTAAGCGCGCGATTAACCCGCATGTGTCCTGACTCTTTTTTGACCCTCTGTCGACTCATTAGCGTGGGGAAAAAGTCATGGCGTCCGGTTACTGTTGAGCCAAAAGCtcgaaaatagcgagcagaaatgcacaaattaAGAGGTTCATTATGGAACTCTCAGATCCACAGTCATGGCACGTCGTTCTCccgacaagactatttcatcttcgATCGCGGTGAGACGACAACACTGGAGCGAACGCCTGCTGGCGGGCTTTGTCACTTGTAGAGAGGAGGAACTTCATGTCCGTGTTTACATTACAGTTGAAAGCATtgataatattaaaaaaagatgGTAGAGAGGAAGTCTACactcagtttttttttaattttattttatttatttattttttcttattttttatttttttatatatatatattttttttttattaaatcaacatagaaaaaacacaagatacactttcaactagtgcatcaacccccaaaaaaacctccctcccccattcacactcattcacacccactcacacaaaaggggttgtttctttctgctaccaattttctggttcccacaacatagacaacacgtctgcaagggacacagtccctgaagcacacatgattgtgtgtgccgctggtccactaacattttcattaattactatttttatgtaattatttttatattgatttactttcttttttatccaaaaaatgtttatttatttttcttttttcttttttattaaaaaaataaataaaaaaggacctcatcttcagaccaggttgtaaatgaaattagatttgtttaaagggtttttaaaaccaggtccagtccagataatgtccaagtcgggctcagcaacacacaccttcattcatgtacactgaaaaaaattaaaaaaaattaaaaatttgggaacacaacagattgcatataatatagaaacaaaattacattttcaaaataagcatttatgtacagtccagattatgtccagtcAGTTTTTAATAGGAGACTTTTAAAGTTAAGTcttacacacacaccaggtgtggtgaaatgtatcctctgcatttgacccatccccttgtccaccccctgggaggtgaggggagctgtgggcagcaacggtggccatgctcgggaatcattttggtgatttaacccccaattccaacccttgatgctgagtgccaagcagggaggcattgggtcccatttttatagtctttggtatgacctcggccggggtttgaactcacgaccttccagtgtcAGGGCGGACCTTCTAACCACAAGGACACTGAGCAGGTAAATGATTTGTCAAAACATGCGAAGACACcttttctcataccaatcacacacttcGGGCTTCACAAGAATAGTGCTATGAGTCACATCCTGTCTATCTGCAATAGCAAAAATCATTTGTCATGCTCAAAGATGTTTTGTCATGCaatatgtgatatttctaccttaaTGAACGCTTTCTGGCGGATCAAAATAAAAgtgtatattcttttataacctgttctaaTTGACAGTTTTTTTTCACACTTTATAGATAATagtgaaggttaaaacattgtcatgcacaagtatgaataccattaacttgtacaagatGTAGAGAatatcaaaagcatttattcaggtagaaatatcttattttacattatatttgacaatcaaagcatgattgtaacaatccacattttgtgttgtaAATGTGCAAAGCTGTTATCTGATCATGGAAGTGTTGCTCCTCCCCTCTGAATGCAAAGCGCTTAGACCGCTAGAACACAAATTCTGTAATCCTAcacaatctggcaagacaccaacgcactgccggtatttttttgttttctttaaaagcgtgtgtatgtcctttgtgttgagctgtttagaaAAACATAGTGTATAACAAAACATTTcataaagcaaactaattgtccagtcatggtaataaaaaactttaaaaatgacCATTCTATGGGCACAATTATTAATtatgaaaaattatatttatatgcgATATCGCGATTAATTtaaagttaactatgaacaaactgcgattaatcacgattaaatatttaaattgtttgtAGTTATAAACATACAGGACTACAAGTGATCAATAGCAATATATCTCCACATTCTTTGTCTTATTTTTGTCACTTATAcatgttatttgtttttgtttttcagatTCATGCAAATTGTCGTATTAGGAGGGTGTATTTCACAGATAAACGGTATACAGAGGACGAGCTCCCGCCAGAGTTTAAGCTGGTTATTCCTGTCAAGAAACAAGACGGAAGGTGGGTCCTGCTGGAATTCATAAagtacatttaaaaagtaaatatttgGATTATTCAATGTTTACAACTTctatttgccttttttttcttGCAGCAAAAAGGGAGGTTCCAGAGTTGCTCCATTAGCATAGACCTAAAATAGTtttgagcattttttttaatgtgaaaaacCGTACGATTCCCCtaaaacatatatacagtgtaataTTGCCGTTTGAAACAAATAAGCTTCTAGTTATTTGTGGGATTCCCTTTATTTTCATAAACAAATCCCACTGAACTTGCATGACTTACTGAAGTTAAATTGTGTTTTGTTCATTGCAAAACAACGTTCCTCGTGTTAAGAATGATGTAAATATCTCTTgtgaaaaataataaacaaaaactaagTATATTTTTTGTAAACTAAAGCTTGGgccaaaaaaaaagccaaaaatgTTGCATGTTGTCGGACAACATAAGACTGCTTTAAACGTGACACATTTCATTCATGAATTAAAATGAATGATACATTGTGTAAACTTACATTAAAGAATACTGCAATATTCATTGTGACTTTTGtttgtgtaaaaacaaaacaaaaaagtttgaGATATTTGGCTTTTGGGTAAAAACTTCAAGACAAGCCTAACCTTTGCCTTTTTCTTGTTATGTCCTATAGTTAAGCATCAGGTGTTCCCACAAGTGATCATGAAATCACCTCAAATCCTAATAACTACAACTGATTAAACATACCTAGGGTCAGAGgtcaattgtacaaaccccgtttccatatgagttgggaaattgtgttagatgtaaatagaaacggaatacaatgatttgcaaatcattttcaacccatattgagttaaatatgctacaaagacaacatatttgatgttcaaactgataaacattttttttgttgcaaataatcattaactttagaatttgatgccagcaacacgtgacaaagaagttgggaaaggtggcaataaatactgataaagttgaggaatgctcatcaaacacttatttggaacaccccacaggtgtccagctaattgggaacaggtgggtgacatgattgggtacaaaaacagcttcccaaaaaatgctcagtctttcacaagaaaggatggggcgaggtacacccctttgtccacaactgcgtgagcaaatagtcaaacagtttaagaacaacgtttctcaaagtgcaattgcaagaaatttggggatttcaacatctacggtccataatatcatcaaaaggttcagagaatctggagaaatcactccacgtaagcggcatggccggaaaccaacattgaatgaccgtgacctttgatccctcagacggcactgcatcaaaaaccgacatcaatctctaaaggatatcaccacatgggctcaggaacacctc
Encoded proteins:
- the LOC133612128 gene encoding cilia- and flagella-associated protein 20-like isoform X2, with amino-acid sequence MFRSTFQGGFLSILYSIGSKPLQIWDTKVKNGHIKRVTDNDINSLVLEVEGANVSTNYITCPADPRQTLGIKMPFLVMIVKKTRKYFSFEVQVLDDQNLRRRFRASNHHSKTQVNSFMCTMPISVDDRWNQFQFNLADITRRAYGTSYVETQRVQIHANCRIRRVYFTDKRYTEDELPPEFKLVIPVKKQDGSKKGGSRVAPLA
- the LOC133612128 gene encoding cilia- and flagella-associated protein 20-like isoform X1 produces the protein MFRSTFQGGFLSILYSIGSKPLQIWDTKVKNGHIKRVTDNDINSLVLEVEGANVSTNYITCPADPRQTLGIKMPFLVMIVKKTRKYFSFEVQAQIQVLDDQNLRRRFRASNHHSKTQVNSFMCTMPISVDDRWNQFQFNLADITRRAYGTSYVETQRVQIHANCRIRRVYFTDKRYTEDELPPEFKLVIPVKKQDGSKKGGSRVAPLA